A part of Curtobacterium sp. MCLR17_036 genomic DNA contains:
- a CDS encoding cryptochrome/photolyase family protein encodes MPEARRRLVLPGQYGPLFDDGGPALVVEAREFFAARPVHRAKAHLWLSALRHRVRELGDRAEHVQVDTLRQALAGRSGLQVVDPPSRTMRAEVRHWGHDTEILPSRGFVTDETDFAEWAAQGTGRFRMEAHYERVRRREGWLMDGDRPVGGRFSLDDENREPPPRGATTLGLPDPWWPEEDDVDEQVRLDLDRWERDGLVRFVGRDDRRRFAVTADEARLALEDFVAVRLGDFGPFEDATLTNDWTMAHSLLSVPMNLGVLDPVEVVGAALEAHRTGAAPLASVEGFVRQVAGWRDYVWHLYWWFGDEYGASENALGAHEPLPDWWQELDASAIDAACLGTAVQGLHDHGWLHHIQRLMVLGNWALQRGYDPVHLTEWFTDVFVDGTDWVMPANIIGMSQHADGGMVATKPYASGGRYIDRMSDHCGGCRFDPTVRVGADACPFTAGYWAFLARAEDALRDNPRMVRPLQQMRRLPDLDAVVAQEARRTRS; translated from the coding sequence ATGCCCGAAGCGCGCCGCCGCCTGGTCCTGCCCGGCCAGTACGGTCCCCTGTTCGACGACGGCGGACCTGCGCTCGTCGTCGAGGCCCGGGAGTTCTTCGCGGCCCGACCCGTCCACCGTGCGAAGGCACACCTGTGGTTGAGCGCGCTGCGGCACCGTGTCCGGGAGCTCGGCGACCGCGCCGAGCACGTGCAGGTCGACACCCTGCGCCAGGCCCTCGCCGGGCGGAGCGGCCTGCAGGTGGTCGACCCGCCCTCGCGCACGATGCGCGCCGAGGTGCGGCACTGGGGGCACGACACCGAGATCCTGCCGAGCCGCGGCTTCGTCACCGACGAAACCGACTTCGCCGAGTGGGCGGCGCAGGGCACGGGTCGCTTCCGGATGGAGGCCCACTACGAGCGGGTCCGCCGCCGCGAAGGCTGGCTCATGGACGGCGACCGACCGGTCGGCGGGCGCTTCAGCCTGGACGACGAGAACCGCGAGCCGCCGCCGCGGGGCGCGACGACCCTCGGGCTGCCCGACCCGTGGTGGCCGGAGGAGGACGACGTCGACGAGCAGGTCCGGCTCGACCTGGACCGGTGGGAGCGGGACGGCCTCGTCCGGTTCGTCGGCCGCGACGACCGACGCCGGTTCGCGGTCACCGCGGACGAGGCCCGGCTCGCGCTCGAGGACTTCGTCGCGGTGCGGCTCGGCGACTTCGGTCCGTTCGAGGACGCCACCCTGACGAACGACTGGACGATGGCGCACTCGCTGCTCAGCGTGCCGATGAACCTCGGCGTGCTCGACCCGGTCGAGGTGGTCGGTGCGGCACTCGAGGCACACCGCACCGGGGCCGCGCCGCTCGCGAGCGTCGAGGGGTTCGTGCGGCAGGTCGCCGGTTGGCGCGACTACGTCTGGCACCTGTACTGGTGGTTCGGCGACGAGTACGGCGCCTCGGAGAACGCCCTCGGCGCACACGAGCCGCTGCCCGACTGGTGGCAGGAGCTCGACGCCTCTGCGATCGACGCGGCCTGCCTCGGCACCGCCGTGCAGGGCCTGCACGACCACGGCTGGCTGCACCACATCCAGCGCCTCATGGTGCTCGGCAACTGGGCGCTGCAACGTGGCTACGACCCGGTGCACCTGACGGAGTGGTTCACCGACGTCTTCGTCGACGGCACCGACTGGGTGATGCCGGCGAACATCATCGGCATGTCCCAGCACGCCGACGGCGGCATGGTCGCGACGAAGCCGTACGCGTCGGGCGGCCGCTACATCGACCGCATGTCCGACCACTGCGGCGGGTGCCGCTTCGACCCGACCGTGCGGGTCGGCGCGGACGCCTGCCCGTTCACCGCCGGGTACTGGGCGTTCCTGGCGCGCGCCGAGGACGCCCTGCGGGACAACCCCCGGATGGTCCGGCCGCTGCAGCAGATGCGCCGGCTGCCGGACCTCGACGCGGTGGTCGCCCAGGAGGCCCGGCGCACCCGGTCCTGA
- a CDS encoding SdpI family protein produces the protein MADATPPGIAAAIAVAVLLAGVAWSFLMLGRVALTGGRNHTVGFRLPSVMRSDAAWRAGHRAAARPLLVGAWAVTVLALLSLAASPATVPYVVVVVATVGALLVQVLWATVAAHRGARRVSPGSARG, from the coding sequence GTGGCGGACGCAACACCTCCGGGCATCGCCGCGGCGATCGCGGTCGCCGTGCTCCTGGCGGGCGTCGCCTGGTCGTTCCTCATGCTCGGACGGGTCGCCCTGACCGGGGGCCGCAACCACACGGTCGGCTTCCGACTGCCGTCGGTGATGCGCAGCGACGCCGCGTGGCGGGCCGGTCACCGTGCTGCTGCGCGACCGCTCCTGGTGGGAGCGTGGGCGGTCACCGTCCTCGCGCTCCTGTCACTCGCGGCGTCCCCCGCCACCGTGCCGTACGTGGTCGTCGTCGTCGCCACCGTCGGCGCGCTGCTGGTGCAGGTGCTCTGGGCGACCGTCGCGGCGCACCGCGGAGCGCGTCGCGTCAGTCCGGGGTCCGCTCGCGGGTGA
- a CDS encoding ABC transporter ATP-binding protein produces MEAALNDDAISIRGVRKQQGTFALRDVDVTVPTGFVTGLVGQNGAGKTTLVKSVLGLVGVDAGTITLFGDADPLDAAACDRIGVVLDQVTAAPEWRVGSVGKRVGLLYRRWDERLFRDLLDRYDVPVGNRVGGLSRGQTVKLSLAMALAHHPDLLVLDEPSSGLDPVARRHLADTVREFVLDPGHTVLFSTHITAELDDLADHVVVLDHGEVAYAGALDDLHERFAVVRGAGAFPEAARSATIGLRNDPSGRWEGLIRVDDTVAFGPEVVIDRATTDDVVVHFAEHREPTRKELAA; encoded by the coding sequence ATGGAAGCAGCACTGAACGACGACGCCATCAGCATCCGGGGCGTCCGCAAGCAGCAGGGGACGTTCGCACTGCGCGACGTCGACGTCACCGTCCCGACGGGCTTCGTCACCGGCCTCGTCGGCCAGAACGGCGCCGGCAAGACGACCCTGGTCAAGTCCGTGCTCGGACTCGTCGGCGTCGACGCGGGGACGATCACCCTGTTCGGTGACGCCGACCCGCTCGACGCCGCCGCTTGTGACCGCATCGGCGTCGTGCTCGACCAGGTGACCGCAGCGCCGGAGTGGCGGGTCGGGTCCGTCGGCAAGCGCGTCGGGCTCCTGTACCGCCGGTGGGACGAGCGCCTGTTCCGCGACCTGCTCGACCGGTACGACGTCCCCGTCGGCAACCGCGTCGGCGGGCTCTCCCGCGGTCAGACCGTCAAGCTCTCGCTCGCGATGGCGCTCGCGCACCACCCGGACCTGCTCGTGCTCGACGAGCCCTCGAGCGGCCTCGACCCCGTGGCCCGGCGGCACCTCGCCGACACCGTCCGCGAGTTCGTGCTCGACCCCGGGCACACGGTGCTCTTCTCCACCCACATCACGGCGGAGCTCGACGACCTCGCCGACCACGTCGTCGTGCTCGACCACGGCGAGGTCGCCTACGCCGGTGCGCTCGACGACCTGCACGAGCGCTTCGCCGTGGTCCGCGGCGCCGGCGCCTTCCCGGAGGCAGCCCGCTCCGCGACCATCGGGCTCCGGAACGACCCGAGCGGCCGGTGGGAGGGGCTCATCCGGGTCGACGACACGGTCGCGTTCGGACCCGAGGTCGTCATCGACCGCGCGACCACCGACGACGTCGTCGTCCACTTCGCCGAGCACCGCGAACCGACCCGGAAGGAACTCGCAGCATGA
- a CDS encoding tetratricopeptide repeat protein translates to MTAPVVGGPGWVIRADDLRPEITDLGAFRLGLTGDPLAEPLELLWSGAAAAALDLLDGHEPSRRVRALRADCLRDLGETDAAVAEYDALVSECVGTGHEAVMRQHRGKALLAAGRADRAVDDFRRAVELRLDGDPDLLASARLALAVALTRERTPD, encoded by the coding sequence GTGACCGCGCCCGTCGTCGGCGGGCCGGGCTGGGTGATCCGGGCGGACGACCTGCGCCCGGAGATCACCGACCTCGGTGCCTTCCGTCTCGGTCTGACCGGCGACCCGCTCGCGGAGCCGCTCGAGCTCCTGTGGAGCGGTGCCGCAGCGGCGGCGCTCGACCTGCTCGACGGTCACGAGCCGTCGCGCCGGGTGCGCGCGCTGCGGGCCGACTGCCTCCGCGACCTCGGCGAGACGGACGCCGCGGTCGCCGAGTACGACGCCCTGGTGTCCGAGTGCGTCGGCACCGGGCACGAGGCCGTCATGCGCCAGCACCGCGGGAAGGCCCTGCTCGCCGCCGGCCGGGCGGACCGCGCCGTCGACGACTTCCGCAGGGCGGTCGAGCTGCGGCTGGACGGCGATCCGGATCTGCTCGCGTCGGCACGGCTGGCGCTCGCGGTCGCGCTCACCCGCGAGCGGACCCCGGACTGA
- a CDS encoding signal peptidase I codes for MTAVGDVRRGSWRPVARAVAGGLGVGLLLLLAGLAAVLVVVPKATGSVPLTVLTESMEPTLPAGTLLVVRPTPPDDIAAGDVVTYQAVSGEQVLVSHRVVAVARSSDGASTFTTKGDANAEADAPVSSAQVRGVVWYSVPAVGYVNQAVNGARGWLVPTVAVALIAWGAVLVTRGVVAAVRRSSGQRRHGRRRSSSTDSTDGTDRRRHVGTARRSGPTRRLHGAALPRHQRGRGARRAAPSGRR; via the coding sequence GTGACCGCCGTCGGTGACGTCCGTCGCGGCTCGTGGCGGCCCGTCGCACGCGCCGTCGCCGGCGGTCTCGGTGTCGGCCTGCTGCTGCTGCTCGCCGGACTCGCCGCCGTGCTCGTCGTCGTGCCGAAGGCGACCGGGTCCGTGCCGCTGACCGTCCTCACCGAGTCCATGGAACCGACCCTGCCGGCCGGGACGCTCCTGGTGGTCCGGCCGACCCCGCCCGACGACATCGCCGCGGGCGACGTCGTCACCTACCAGGCGGTCTCCGGCGAACAGGTGCTCGTCAGCCACCGCGTGGTCGCCGTCGCGCGGTCCTCCGACGGCGCGTCCACGTTCACGACGAAGGGCGACGCCAACGCCGAGGCGGACGCCCCGGTGTCGTCCGCCCAGGTGCGCGGCGTCGTCTGGTACAGCGTCCCGGCGGTCGGGTACGTGAACCAGGCCGTGAACGGCGCGCGCGGCTGGCTCGTGCCCACCGTCGCCGTGGCGCTCATCGCCTGGGGCGCGGTCCTGGTGACGAGGGGCGTCGTGGCCGCGGTCCGACGCTCGTCCGGGCAGCGCCGGCACGGACGACGACGCAGCAGCAGCACAGACAGCACCGACGGCACTGACCGGCGGCGACACGTCGGCACCGCGCGCCGTTCCGGCCCCACGCGCCGCCTGCACGGTGCCGCACTCCCCCGGCACCAGCGCGGTCGTGGCGCACGGCGGGCTGCGCCGAGCGGACGTCGCTGA
- a CDS encoding GntR family transcriptional regulator, giving the protein MRIILSSTSSVPMYEQIKTQVRNAVHAGELTEGALLPSLRQLALELRVSVITVTRAYNDLVAEGLVRNEHGRGFVVRAVDADEADSALAARLDTATAELVSAARAARLTIDDIRRKVEDAWKQH; this is encoded by the coding sequence GTGCGGATCATCCTGTCGAGCACCAGTTCGGTGCCGATGTACGAACAGATCAAGACCCAGGTCCGCAACGCCGTGCACGCGGGGGAGCTCACCGAGGGGGCGCTGCTCCCGTCGCTCCGCCAGCTCGCCCTGGAACTGCGGGTCAGCGTCATCACCGTGACCCGCGCCTACAACGACCTCGTGGCCGAAGGGCTCGTCCGCAACGAACACGGACGCGGCTTCGTCGTCCGCGCGGTCGACGCCGACGAGGCCGACAGCGCCCTGGCGGCACGACTCGACACCGCCACCGCGGAACTCGTGTCCGCGGCCCGGGCGGCCCGCCTCACCATCGACGACATCCGACGGAAGGTCGAAGACGCATGGAAGCAGCACTGA
- a CDS encoding alternate-type signal peptide domain-containing protein encodes MHKIVTGVIAGTTGIALLLGGAGTFALWNAEASTQGGTVASGTLSLRAVDDGRWTDVTNGRSAVIRPADVRMVPGNTYRFRQTLQVEATGDDMAAALTYQPQSITGDRALVDATERTLSVTSDSGAVTQSAPGSNTFDVSPSDATTTVEVLFTIELPESAETGQDGTVDVSGLTFTLQQRTIGS; translated from the coding sequence GTGCACAAGATCGTCACCGGCGTCATCGCCGGCACCACCGGCATCGCCCTGCTCCTGGGCGGCGCCGGCACCTTCGCCCTCTGGAACGCAGAGGCGTCGACCCAGGGCGGCACCGTGGCCTCCGGCACGCTGTCGTTGCGCGCCGTCGACGACGGTCGCTGGACCGACGTCACGAACGGACGCTCCGCCGTCATCCGCCCGGCGGACGTGCGCATGGTGCCGGGCAACACCTACCGGTTCCGGCAGACGCTGCAGGTCGAGGCGACCGGCGACGACATGGCAGCGGCCCTGACCTACCAGCCGCAGAGCATCACCGGCGACCGCGCCCTCGTCGACGCGACCGAGCGGACGCTGTCGGTCACCTCTGACAGCGGTGCTGTGACGCAGTCCGCCCCCGGCTCGAACACGTTCGACGTCTCGCCGTCCGACGCCACGACCACCGTCGAGGTCCTCTTCACCATCGAGCTGCCGGAGTCCGCCGAGACCGGCCAGGACGGCACCGTCGACGTCAGCGGCCTGACCTTCACGCTGCAGCAGCGCACGATCGGCTCCTGA
- a CDS encoding ABC-2 transporter permease, giving the protein MSTALARFTRFDLTTIALTQPLRVLLPLGFIVVFSVVFPVPGTGIVMGAAIAAVSASVPFQADERGRLDTLYGIAPVGRTAVVLGRYVSMVVYAVVALGVGVAATLAVAAVRQQDVAWPFLATMLLVGAGAVFVAVAVQLPWFFALGYTRGRPMVYIPIAVIAVGAFLVGQTGLVGSSGSPADFAAPSGAVAATVLGIGVVLLAASAALAVRLYRRRQL; this is encoded by the coding sequence ATGAGCACCGCACTGGCCCGCTTCACCCGTTTCGACCTCACCACCATCGCGCTCACGCAGCCGCTCCGCGTGCTCCTGCCGCTCGGGTTCATCGTCGTCTTCTCGGTGGTCTTCCCGGTCCCCGGCACCGGCATCGTCATGGGAGCCGCGATCGCCGCGGTCTCGGCGTCCGTCCCGTTCCAGGCCGACGAGCGCGGTCGGCTCGACACCCTGTACGGCATCGCCCCGGTCGGCCGCACCGCGGTCGTGCTCGGCCGGTACGTCTCGATGGTCGTCTACGCCGTCGTCGCCCTCGGCGTCGGGGTCGCAGCGACCCTGGCCGTCGCCGCCGTCCGGCAGCAGGACGTGGCCTGGCCGTTCCTCGCGACCATGCTGCTCGTCGGGGCGGGCGCCGTCTTCGTCGCCGTCGCCGTGCAGCTGCCGTGGTTCTTCGCCCTCGGCTACACCCGGGGACGGCCGATGGTCTACATCCCGATCGCGGTGATCGCCGTCGGCGCCTTCCTGGTCGGGCAGACCGGTCTGGTCGGGTCCTCCGGCAGCCCGGCGGACTTCGCGGCCCCGTCCGGGGCGGTCGCCGCCACCGTGCTCGGGATCGGCGTCGTGCTGCTCGCCGCCTCGGCGGCCCTCGCGGTGCGGCTCTACCGGCGCCGCCAGCTCTGA
- the pnuC gene encoding nicotinamide riboside transporter PnuC — MGIVRWLFDAQIVIGDQTVLWREVIGNVFGLLSALGGMRRKVWAWPVGLVGNALLFTVFMGALFDTPNPVNLLGQAGRQVMFIIVSIYGWYRWTHRPEQATTSIDPHWASWRTRALLVVGMVGGTALLTPVFRALGSYEPVWSDAWIFVGSLLATYGMAKGWVEFWLIWVAVDLVGVPLLFSAGYYASGLMYVFYGVFTLTGFFVWMRQRTRPSAAPVTVG; from the coding sequence ATGGGCATCGTGCGTTGGCTGTTCGACGCGCAGATCGTCATCGGTGACCAGACGGTGCTCTGGCGCGAGGTGATCGGCAACGTCTTCGGCCTGCTCAGCGCCCTCGGCGGCATGCGCCGCAAGGTGTGGGCGTGGCCGGTCGGACTGGTGGGCAACGCCCTGCTCTTCACCGTCTTCATGGGTGCCCTGTTCGACACCCCGAACCCGGTCAACCTGCTCGGCCAGGCCGGCCGCCAGGTCATGTTCATCATCGTGAGCATCTACGGCTGGTACCGCTGGACGCACCGGCCGGAGCAGGCGACGACCTCGATCGACCCGCATTGGGCGTCGTGGCGCACGCGGGCGCTGCTCGTCGTCGGCATGGTCGGCGGCACCGCGCTGCTCACCCCCGTGTTCCGCGCACTCGGGTCGTACGAGCCGGTGTGGAGCGACGCCTGGATCTTCGTCGGGTCGCTGCTCGCCACCTACGGCATGGCGAAGGGCTGGGTCGAGTTCTGGCTCATCTGGGTCGCCGTCGACCTGGTGGGCGTGCCGCTGTTGTTCTCGGCGGGGTACTACGCCTCCGGCCTGATGTACGTCTTCTACGGGGTGTTCACCCTGACCGGCTTCTTCGTCTGGATGCGCCAGCGCACCAGGCCCTCGGCCGCCCCCGTCACCGTCGGCTGA
- a CDS encoding ornithine carbamoyltransferase: MRSLVRLDDWSASDVDEVFALADAYRAGRGPVTDGCAVLFFPATSLRTRVSFERGATLLGLQPILFPEQTLDKPEDLSDVAAYLSSWADLVVVRHRDVRVAEALAAAGVLPVVNAMTDVNHPCEVLSDLFALRAEGVDPRSLRFLFVGADGNIGRAWREAAQVLGLDLVQSCPAALAMAGVRLDEDLDAAVRSADVVLTDGPGAHGDQLAPYRVTAELLDRAPDGVRFAPCPPFIRGREASAGALEHRAFVGHGFKAALLPVQQAVMAYCLELAV; encoded by the coding sequence ATGCGCTCGCTCGTCAGACTCGATGACTGGTCCGCCTCCGACGTCGACGAGGTGTTCGCGCTCGCGGACGCCTACCGCGCAGGTCGCGGGCCGGTGACGGACGGGTGCGCGGTGCTGTTCTTCCCCGCCACGAGCCTGCGGACCCGGGTGTCGTTCGAGCGCGGGGCGACCCTGCTCGGGCTGCAGCCGATCCTGTTCCCGGAGCAGACGCTCGACAAGCCGGAGGACCTGTCGGACGTCGCGGCGTACCTGTCGTCCTGGGCCGACCTCGTCGTGGTGCGGCACCGCGACGTCCGCGTCGCCGAGGCGCTCGCGGCGGCCGGGGTCCTGCCGGTCGTGAACGCGATGACGGACGTCAACCACCCCTGCGAGGTGCTGTCCGACCTCTTCGCGCTGCGTGCCGAGGGCGTCGATCCGCGGTCGCTGCGGTTCCTGTTCGTCGGCGCCGACGGCAACATCGGCCGGGCCTGGCGCGAGGCAGCGCAGGTCCTCGGCCTCGACCTGGTGCAGAGCTGCCCCGCGGCGCTCGCGATGGCGGGCGTCCGTCTCGACGAGGACCTCGACGCCGCGGTCCGCTCCGCCGACGTGGTGCTGACGGACGGTCCGGGGGCGCACGGCGACCAGCTGGCGCCGTACCGCGTCACCGCCGAGCTGTTGGACCGCGCGCCGGACGGGGTGCGGTTCGCGCCGTGCCCGCCGTTCATCCGCGGGCGTGAGGCGAGCGCCGGTGCGCTCGAGCATCGCGCCTTCGTCGGCCACGGCTTCAAGGCGGCGCTGCTGCCCGTGCAGCAGGCCGTGATGGCCTACTGCCTCGAACTCGCGGTGTGA
- a CDS encoding TasA family protein: MTGRARPTGRHRAPRRHRWVWTTAAALTAGGLVALLGSGGTYALWNASASTQGATIRSGTAALSVSALSTTRTPALGPGTSTTGTFTVRNSGTVPLSIRVVTSSTEVTWGDATDADVLGSQTLHLSSVGSASSCRPGLGGARGPLASFDTGSGYYTLPVGATGTACIEVALSADAPQSVSGAVTDFTLTVSGTQVAP; the protein is encoded by the coding sequence ATGACCGGCAGGGCCCGCCCGACCGGGCGCCACCGCGCTCCCCGGCGTCACCGCTGGGTGTGGACGACGGCGGCCGCCCTGACCGCCGGGGGGCTCGTCGCCCTGCTCGGGTCCGGCGGGACGTACGCGCTGTGGAACGCGTCGGCGAGCACGCAGGGTGCCACCATCCGGTCGGGCACGGCCGCGCTGTCGGTGAGTGCGCTCTCGACCACGCGGACACCCGCCCTCGGCCCGGGCACCAGCACGACCGGCACGTTCACCGTGCGCAACTCCGGCACGGTCCCGCTGTCCATCCGGGTCGTGACGTCGTCGACCGAGGTCACCTGGGGCGACGCCACCGACGCCGACGTGCTCGGTTCCCAGACGCTGCACCTGTCGAGCGTCGGTTCCGCGTCGTCGTGCCGACCGGGACTCGGCGGAGCCCGCGGACCGCTCGCCTCGTTCGACACCGGCAGCGGGTACTACACGCTCCCCGTCGGCGCCACCGGGACCGCCTGCATCGAGGTCGCCCTGTCGGCGGACGCCCCGCAGTCGGTGTCCGGCGCCGTCACCGACTTCACCCTGACCGTGAGCGGCACGCAGGTGGCACCGTGA
- a CDS encoding MFS transporter, producing the protein MRPAVVTVLCLVQFVDVLGVTSVVTAVPAILDGVGADAGAAGPVATTYAMFFGAVLVLGARLGDRYGHRRVLLVGIAAFGAVSVVGGTADSLPQVLVARAVQGAAAAVSAPSALRLLLHATPAPSARSRALAAWSAVGAAAGATGFLVGGVLTSALGWPAVFWVNAPVAAALAAGVLLVVHDEPGDRDRAPLDVLGAVLLVAAVMPVVAGTALLERSATRAAGVGLLLVGVLVAAALVWRLRTARSPLVPRAAFAARPLRRGTAQSFVNTATTSSSSVVATLVLQDRLGIPALLSGLTLMAFSLAVVLGSTVTGRLADRLGPDRLGAVGLLAVGTGNVVLVVAGGSWLGIGCGVAVLGLGLAAASVSATGLGTSVGGTLAGSAAGIVNTGAQLGTAVGTSAVVLVTTAASPAAGWGAAAVLALAAAVWCAVRRPAGRGA; encoded by the coding sequence ATGCGTCCCGCCGTCGTGACCGTCCTGTGCCTGGTGCAGTTCGTGGACGTCCTCGGCGTCACGAGCGTGGTGACGGCCGTGCCCGCGATCCTCGACGGGGTCGGGGCGGACGCCGGGGCAGCCGGTCCGGTCGCCACGACGTACGCGATGTTCTTCGGCGCGGTGCTCGTCCTCGGTGCCCGCCTCGGCGACCGGTACGGACACCGTCGGGTGCTGCTCGTCGGCATCGCGGCCTTCGGCGCCGTGTCCGTGGTGGGCGGGACGGCGGACAGTCTGCCGCAGGTGCTGGTCGCCCGGGCGGTGCAGGGAGCCGCCGCCGCGGTCTCGGCCCCGTCGGCCCTGCGGCTGCTCCTGCACGCGACCCCGGCACCGTCGGCGCGGTCGCGCGCACTCGCCGCGTGGAGCGCGGTCGGGGCGGCGGCGGGTGCCACCGGGTTCCTGGTCGGCGGGGTCCTCACCTCGGCGCTCGGCTGGCCCGCGGTGTTCTGGGTCAACGCGCCCGTCGCGGCGGCACTCGCCGCCGGGGTGCTCCTGGTGGTGCACGACGAACCCGGCGATCGCGACCGCGCTCCGCTCGACGTGCTCGGCGCGGTGCTGCTGGTCGCCGCGGTCATGCCCGTGGTCGCCGGGACGGCGCTGCTCGAACGGTCGGCAACCCGTGCGGCCGGCGTCGGGCTGCTCCTGGTCGGAGTGCTGGTCGCGGCGGCCCTGGTGTGGCGACTCCGCACCGCGCGGTCGCCGTTGGTGCCGCGAGCGGCCTTCGCCGCCCGTCCGCTCCGTCGCGGTACCGCCCAGTCGTTCGTGAACACCGCCACCACCAGTTCGTCGTCCGTCGTCGCGACCCTGGTGCTGCAGGACCGGCTCGGCATCCCGGCGCTGCTCTCCGGACTGACGCTCATGGCCTTCAGCCTGGCGGTGGTGCTCGGGTCGACGGTCACGGGGCGCCTGGCGGACCGCCTCGGTCCGGACCGGCTCGGAGCCGTCGGGCTGCTGGCCGTCGGAACCGGCAACGTCGTCCTGGTGGTCGCCGGCGGGTCCTGGCTCGGCATCGGGTGCGGGGTCGCCGTGCTGGGCCTCGGGCTCGCTGCGGCCTCGGTCAGCGCGACCGGGCTCGGCACCTCGGTCGGTGGCACCCTGGCGGGCAGCGCCGCCGGCATCGTCAACACCGGCGCCCAGCTCGGGACGGCCGTGGGGACGTCGGCGGTCGTCCTCGTCACGACGGCCGCGAGCCCGGCCGCCGGCTGGGGCGCCGCAGCCGTCCTCGCCCTGGCGGCGGCGGTGTGGTGCGCCGTCCGGCGACCAGCCGGTCGCGGCGCCTGA
- a CDS encoding cysteine hydrolase family protein, with translation MRGTTVLLVIDLQVGVLPGCTDADGVVARTAALVDRARAEGVPVVWVQDHDDFVEGSPEWELQPPLRRAADEPLVRKTHRDAFADTDLAAVLEGLGTRHLVVAGAQSDHCIRTTTQAAAARGFDVTLVSDAHTTTDAEHDGVAITGAQVIAHTNMYFSGLRYPGQRFAAVPHDLVVLGLDA, from the coding sequence ATGCGCGGAACGACTGTCCTCCTCGTCATCGACCTGCAGGTCGGGGTCCTGCCCGGCTGCACCGACGCCGACGGGGTCGTCGCCCGGACCGCTGCCCTCGTCGACCGGGCCAGGGCCGAGGGCGTGCCGGTCGTCTGGGTGCAGGACCACGACGACTTCGTCGAGGGCAGCCCGGAGTGGGAGCTGCAGCCGCCGCTCCGTCGCGCCGCGGACGAACCCCTGGTGCGCAAGACCCACCGCGACGCCTTCGCCGACACCGACCTCGCCGCGGTCCTCGAGGGGCTCGGCACCCGGCACCTCGTGGTCGCCGGCGCCCAGAGCGACCACTGCATCCGCACCACGACGCAGGCCGCGGCGGCACGGGGGTTCGACGTCACGCTGGTGTCGGACGCGCACACGACCACCGACGCCGAACACGACGGGGTCGCGATCACCGGAGCGCAGGTGATCGCCCACACGAACATGTACTTCAGCGGGCTGCGCTACCCCGGCCAGCGCTTCGCGGCCGTGCCCCACGACCTCGTGGTCCTCGGGCTCGACGCGTGA